A single genomic interval of Sphingopyxis sp. CCNWLW2 harbors:
- a CDS encoding BON domain-containing protein, producing the protein MLKKTDGQLQRDVMDELEWEPSVDHADIGVAVTDGVVTLSGYVKTYPEKIAAEKATRRVAGVRAIAEEIKVHFASEPKMADHEIARRLLDMMAWTVSIPTDRVQVKVERGRVTLSGMVDWDYQRKEAFRAASRVTGVAGVSNLIEVKQHPAPADVKERIVSAFKRQADLDAAAVTVTTEGGIVKLGGKVRAWAERGVAERAAWSAPGVTRVEDNITIAL; encoded by the coding sequence ATGTTGAAGAAGACAGACGGGCAGTTGCAGCGCGACGTGATGGACGAGCTCGAATGGGAGCCAAGCGTCGATCATGCGGATATCGGCGTCGCCGTAACAGATGGCGTCGTCACTCTCTCGGGTTACGTGAAAACCTATCCGGAGAAGATCGCCGCCGAGAAGGCGACGCGCCGCGTCGCCGGCGTCCGGGCGATCGCCGAAGAGATCAAGGTCCATTTCGCGTCCGAGCCCAAGATGGCCGATCATGAAATCGCCAGGCGCCTGCTCGACATGATGGCTTGGACGGTGTCGATCCCGACCGACAGGGTTCAGGTCAAGGTCGAGCGGGGCCGGGTGACGCTGAGCGGCATGGTCGACTGGGACTATCAACGCAAGGAAGCCTTCCGGGCCGCCAGCCGCGTTACCGGCGTCGCGGGCGTGAGCAACCTGATCGAGGTCAAGCAGCACCCGGCGCCCGCCGACGTGAAGGAGCGGATCGTTTCGGCCTTCAAACGCCAGGCCGATCTCGACGCCGCCGCGGTGACCGTGACCACCGAAGGGGGAATTGTGAAGCTCGGCGGCAAGGTCAGGGCATGGGCCGAGCGCGGGGTCGCCGAGAGGGCCGCATGGTCGGCGCCGGGGGTCACCCGGGTCGAGGATAATATCACGATCGCCCTTTGA
- a CDS encoding VIT1/CCC1 transporter family protein: MTGTLLPGPWPSARGDHREAHLVSRTGWLRAAVLGANDGIVSTASLIIGVAASGATRQSILVSGVAGLVAGAMSMAAGEYVSVSSQADTERADLAREKRELASDPAAERDELAGIYERRGLDPETARIVVNQMTAFDALTTHARDELHITDMTAARPVTAALASAATFTAGASLPLLVAALAPTTGIVALEAIGSLLFLAALGWLGAFAGGAAPARPVARVIFWGALAMAITAGIGRLVGTAV, encoded by the coding sequence ATGACTGGCACCCTTCTGCCCGGTCCCTGGCCGTCGGCACGCGGCGATCACCGCGAAGCCCATCTCGTATCGCGGACGGGGTGGCTGCGGGCAGCCGTGCTCGGCGCGAACGACGGGATCGTCTCCACCGCAAGTCTTATCATCGGCGTCGCGGCGTCGGGTGCCACCCGTCAATCGATCCTGGTTTCGGGGGTTGCCGGCCTCGTTGCCGGCGCCATGTCGATGGCGGCCGGCGAATATGTGTCGGTCAGTTCGCAGGCCGATACCGAGCGGGCGGACCTTGCCCGCGAAAAGAGAGAGCTGGCGAGCGACCCCGCGGCTGAACGCGACGAGCTGGCCGGCATTTATGAACGACGCGGCCTCGATCCGGAAACCGCGCGCATCGTGGTCAACCAGATGACCGCGTTCGACGCGCTCACGACGCATGCGCGCGACGAACTCCATATCACCGACATGACGGCCGCGCGCCCGGTCACCGCGGCGCTGGCGTCTGCCGCCACCTTTACCGCCGGCGCGTCGCTGCCGCTCCTCGTCGCCGCGCTGGCGCCGACGACAGGGATCGTTGCACTCGAAGCCATCGGGTCGCTGCTGTTCCTCGCCGCGCTGGGATGGCTCGGCGCATTTGCAGGTGGCGCCGCGCCCGCCCGTCCGGTTGCACGCGTCATATTCTGGGGGGCGCTTGCGATGGCCATCACGGCCGGAATCGGCCGGCTGGTGGGCACGGCTGTCTGA
- a CDS encoding PAS domain-containing sensor histidine kinase, with protein MSMIQRPFAIRLALALLFVAAAALLRYALTPWLGGSASFLLFAPAILAAAFYAGPMAASIATAPALGLGLYFAGFRDGGSYNLVEVIVFLVTAAGIVALSQAFERMRRRVHESDHRAARRDAEAALVAEELNLLIDGAQGHAIYLLDAEGRVTIWNKGAERLKGWREEEVVGKDAAIFYPPDAVAAGKPGGDLAVAAREGRLEMEDWRVRKDGSEFLADVSITALRTAGGDLRGFAKVVSDITGRRAAEEALRSQESHLRSILSTVPDAMVVIDDQGSIVSFSAAAERLFGYQEAELLGVNVSRLMPSPDRERHDAYIRRFLETGEKRIIGIGRVVFAERRDGSTFPMELSIGEASSDSHPLFTGFIRDLTERQQTEARLESLQSELIHVSRVSAMGTMASTLAHELNQPITAVTNYVEAVRDLLANPDPDDIPMIRDALDDTAKEALRAGHIVRRLRDFVARGEVEKTIEKLPVLINEAAVLGLMGAREKSVEPRFDLDPYASPVLVDKVQIQQVLINLIRNAVEAMADSPVRQLTVTSRPDQRGFVRVIVADTGPGVTPEVAEQLFTAFVSTKAEGMGLGLSICRTIVEANGGRIWMEPRTGGGTEFHFTLVSAKAEENDVG; from the coding sequence ATGTCGATGATACAACGTCCTTTTGCGATACGCCTGGCGCTGGCGCTGCTGTTTGTCGCTGCTGCGGCGCTGCTCCGCTATGCGCTCACTCCCTGGCTTGGCGGCAGTGCATCCTTCCTGCTTTTCGCACCCGCCATCCTTGCGGCCGCTTTCTATGCCGGTCCGATGGCGGCATCGATTGCGACCGCGCCAGCCCTTGGGCTTGGTCTCTATTTCGCCGGCTTCCGGGACGGCGGCAGCTATAATCTCGTCGAGGTCATAGTGTTTCTGGTCACCGCGGCCGGCATCGTCGCGCTCTCGCAAGCCTTCGAGCGGATGCGGCGGCGCGTGCATGAAAGCGACCATCGCGCTGCGCGGCGCGATGCCGAGGCGGCGCTGGTCGCCGAGGAACTCAATCTGCTCATCGACGGCGCGCAGGGGCATGCGATCTACCTGCTCGATGCCGAAGGCCGCGTGACGATCTGGAACAAGGGCGCCGAACGCCTCAAGGGCTGGCGCGAGGAAGAGGTTGTCGGCAAGGATGCCGCGATCTTCTATCCGCCCGACGCCGTCGCGGCCGGCAAACCTGGGGGCGACCTTGCCGTTGCGGCGCGCGAGGGACGTCTCGAGATGGAGGACTGGCGCGTCCGCAAGGATGGATCCGAGTTCCTCGCCGATGTCTCTATCACGGCGCTTCGCACCGCGGGCGGCGATCTTCGCGGTTTCGCCAAGGTCGTCTCGGACATCACCGGACGGCGCGCCGCCGAGGAGGCGCTGCGGTCGCAGGAAAGCCATCTCCGGTCGATCCTCTCGACGGTGCCCGACGCGATGGTCGTCATCGACGATCAAGGTTCGATCGTGTCCTTCAGCGCGGCCGCCGAGCGGCTGTTCGGGTATCAGGAGGCCGAGCTGCTCGGGGTCAATGTCAGCCGGCTGATGCCCTCACCCGATCGCGAGCGCCACGATGCCTACATCCGGCGCTTCCTCGAAACGGGGGAAAAGCGCATCATCGGCATCGGACGCGTGGTGTTCGCCGAGCGCAGGGACGGCTCGACCTTTCCGATGGAATTGTCGATCGGCGAGGCGTCGAGCGACAGTCACCCGCTCTTTACCGGCTTCATCCGCGACCTCACCGAACGCCAGCAGACCGAGGCGCGGCTCGAATCGCTCCAGTCCGAGCTGATCCATGTTTCGCGCGTCAGCGCGATGGGGACGATGGCCTCGACGCTCGCGCATGAGCTCAACCAGCCGATTACCGCGGTCACCAATTATGTCGAAGCGGTGCGCGACCTGCTCGCCAATCCCGATCCCGACGATATTCCGATGATCCGCGATGCGCTCGACGATACGGCGAAGGAAGCGTTGCGCGCAGGGCATATCGTTCGCCGCCTGCGCGACTTCGTGGCGCGCGGCGAGGTCGAGAAGACGATCGAGAAACTGCCGGTGCTCATCAACGAGGCGGCGGTGCTCGGACTGATGGGCGCGCGCGAGAAGAGCGTTGAGCCGCGCTTCGACCTCGATCCCTATGCCTCGCCGGTGCTCGTCGACAAGGTCCAGATCCAGCAGGTGCTGATCAACCTCATTCGCAACGCTGTCGAAGCGATGGCCGACAGTCCGGTGCGGCAGCTGACCGTCACGAGCCGTCCCGACCAGCGCGGCTTTGTCCGCGTGATCGTCGCCGATACCGGACCGGGCGTGACGCCGGAGGTCGCCGAGCAGCTCTTTACGGCGTTCGTCAGCACCAAGGCAGAAGGCATGGGACTCGGTCTCTCGATCTGCCGGACGATCGTCGAGGCCAATGGCGGACGTATCTGGATGGAGCCGCGCACCGGCGGCGGGACCGAATTTCACTTCACACTGGTGAGCGCGAAGGCGGAGGAAAATGATGTCGGATAG
- a CDS encoding potassium channel family protein, with the protein MRAALGRNLDLGRHLPAARRFHRLRAALYFSTSTYVTIGYGDLVLPPGLRVLGAIEGASGIILIGWSTAFFFSIVDRMKLLERSLDTDHGGG; encoded by the coding sequence ATTCGCGCTGCACTCGGCCGAAATCTGGATCTGGGCAGGCATTTACCAGCTGCTCGGCGCTTTCACAGACTTCGAGCAGCGCTCTATTTCTCGACATCGACCTATGTCACGATAGGCTATGGCGATCTCGTCCTGCCCCCGGGGCTGCGCGTCCTCGGTGCGATCGAGGGCGCGAGCGGTATCATCCTGATCGGCTGGTCCACGGCCTTCTTTTTCTCGATCGTCGATCGCATGAAACTCCTCGAACGCAGTTTGGATACCGATCATGGTGGCGGATGA
- a CDS encoding NAD(P)H-dependent oxidoreductase, translating to MQTRRITLIDGHPDPDPGRFVHALADTYAAAALAAGHEVRRIAVAELSFDLLESRAEWEEGPLPPAIAEAQDDIAWAEHLVIFYPLWLGDLPARLKGFFEQVMRPGFAFAPKANGLPEKRLKGRTAHIVVTMGMPALFYRFFFRAHSLRSLERNILRFVGIAPTERSIVGNVEGDPKHRTMWLETMAEHGAAGR from the coding sequence ATGCAGACCAGACGGATCACGCTCATCGACGGACATCCCGACCCCGATCCGGGACGGTTCGTCCATGCGCTGGCCGATACCTATGCGGCGGCGGCGCTGGCGGCGGGTCATGAGGTCCGCCGCATCGCGGTTGCGGAGCTCTCGTTCGATTTGCTCGAAAGTCGCGCCGAGTGGGAAGAAGGTCCGCTTCCGCCCGCGATCGCCGAGGCGCAGGACGATATTGCATGGGCCGAACATCTGGTGATTTTCTACCCGCTCTGGCTCGGAGACCTGCCCGCTCGCCTCAAGGGCTTCTTCGAACAGGTGATGCGCCCGGGCTTCGCGTTCGCGCCCAAGGCGAACGGCTTGCCCGAAAAACGCCTCAAGGGCCGGACGGCCCATATCGTCGTGACGATGGGGATGCCCGCGCTTTTCTACCGCTTCTTTTTCCGCGCGCACAGCCTGCGCAGCCTCGAGCGCAACATTCTGCGCTTTGTCGGCATCGCGCCGACCGAACGCAGCATCGTCGGCAATGTCGAGGGCGATCCCAAGCACCGCACCATGTGGCTCGAGACAATGGCCGAACATGGCGCGGCGGGCCGCTGA
- a CDS encoding STAS/SEC14 domain-containing protein, protein MFEMIKTNDDVLAVRIEGKITGAELASIMDRLDATMAANETVHVYAETRSIDGIEISGMGAHIARAAPLFAKLDRFGRVAVVANQLWIRALTRIESALLPHISYRVFKPEDRGAALMWVEGRDG, encoded by the coding sequence ATGTTCGAGATGATCAAAACGAACGACGACGTGCTCGCCGTCCGTATAGAGGGCAAGATCACCGGGGCAGAACTGGCCTCGATCATGGACCGGCTCGACGCCACGATGGCGGCGAACGAGACGGTGCATGTCTATGCAGAGACGCGGTCGATCGACGGTATCGAGATCAGCGGGATGGGCGCTCATATCGCGCGCGCCGCGCCCCTTTTCGCAAAGCTCGACCGGTTCGGACGCGTCGCGGTCGTCGCCAACCAGTTATGGATCCGGGCCCTCACGCGGATCGAAAGCGCCCTTCTGCCGCATATCAGCTATAGGGTGTTCAAGCCCGAGGATCGCGGCGCGGCGCTGATGTGGGTCGAAGGGCGCGACGGATGA
- a CDS encoding NUDIX domain-containing protein, with protein sequence MIARSAGILLYRLKGGSAEVLLVHPGGPYWRGRDRGAWQIPKGGIGAGENAEAAALREAQEELGISLQGTLVPLGPLRQAGGKIVEGFALEQDLDATAVVSNRFEIEWPPRSGLYQSFPEIDAARWFTAAEAAAMILPSQQPFVDRLADYLALRH encoded by the coding sequence GTGATAGCGCGAAGCGCCGGGATACTGCTTTATCGGCTGAAGGGCGGGAGCGCGGAAGTCTTGCTCGTCCATCCCGGCGGACCCTATTGGCGTGGGCGCGACCGCGGCGCCTGGCAGATACCGAAGGGAGGAATTGGGGCGGGTGAAAACGCGGAGGCTGCCGCCTTGCGCGAAGCTCAGGAAGAGCTTGGCATATCGCTGCAAGGTACGCTTGTTCCGCTGGGCCCGCTCCGGCAGGCTGGCGGAAAGATCGTCGAAGGCTTCGCGCTCGAGCAGGATCTCGATGCTACTGCGGTCGTGAGCAATCGCTTCGAGATCGAGTGGCCACCGCGCAGCGGCCTGTACCAGTCGTTTCCCGAAATCGACGCGGCGCGATGGTTCACGGCGGCGGAGGCTGCGGCCATGATACTTCCAAGCCAGCAGCCTTTTGTCGACCGGCTCGCCGATTATCTGGCGCTTCGACACTGA
- a CDS encoding flavin-containing monooxygenase, whose amino-acid sequence MAEIRHRGRASQPRPIHVDVLIVGAGISGIGSAYHLQQQCPGKSYAILEAKPTFGGTWDTHRYPGVRSDSDLYTFGYRFKPWVGAPIASGAEILKYMGEVIEENEIGVHIHYGHRITACHWSSAANHWTIEAVRASDGAPVTFTAGFLWMCQGYYDHEKPYIPDWPGLSDYEGQFIHAQLWDSAIDYAGKRILVIGSGATAATIVPAFAEKAAHVTMLQRSPTYFYCSENRNELADRLREVGIDEPTVHRVVRAQIMHDQDLMTRRCQSEPDAVFEDLKALIRGYSGDPDFKFEPHFTPKYRPWQQRLAFCPEGDIFKAATQGKLTVVTDTIDHFTATGVRTVGGEEIEADIIVAATGFNLSVMGGIPFDIDGAPVDWAKTITYRGMMMTGVPNLAWVMGYFRASWTLRVDMMGDFVCNLLNHMDDIGARRVEVALRPEDEGMQILPWIEEDNFNPGYLMRGLGAMPRRGDKPEWRHNQDYWAEKDAFPRIDLRGAEFVYDGERPGVSKRATTDVAA is encoded by the coding sequence ATGGCGGAAATCAGGCACCGAGGGCGCGCGAGCCAGCCCCGTCCAATCCATGTCGACGTGTTGATCGTTGGTGCCGGCATCTCGGGCATCGGTTCGGCCTATCATCTCCAGCAGCAGTGCCCGGGGAAGAGTTACGCGATCCTCGAGGCGAAACCGACCTTCGGCGGGACATGGGACACGCACAGATATCCCGGCGTGCGATCGGACTCGGACCTCTACACCTTCGGCTATCGCTTCAAGCCCTGGGTGGGCGCGCCGATCGCCAGCGGCGCCGAAATCCTCAAATATATGGGCGAGGTGATCGAGGAGAACGAGATCGGGGTCCATATCCATTATGGCCATCGCATTACCGCCTGCCACTGGTCGAGCGCCGCCAATCACTGGACGATAGAGGCGGTGCGCGCGTCGGATGGCGCGCCGGTTACCTTCACGGCCGGCTTCCTGTGGATGTGCCAGGGCTATTATGATCATGAGAAGCCCTATATCCCCGATTGGCCGGGACTTTCGGATTATGAGGGGCAGTTCATCCATGCCCAGCTCTGGGATTCGGCGATCGATTATGCGGGCAAGCGCATACTCGTCATCGGGTCGGGTGCGACGGCTGCGACCATCGTGCCGGCCTTCGCCGAAAAGGCGGCGCATGTGACGATGCTCCAGCGTTCGCCGACCTATTTCTACTGCAGCGAGAACAGGAACGAACTTGCCGATCGGCTTCGCGAGGTCGGAATCGACGAGCCCACGGTCCACCGCGTCGTGCGGGCACAGATCATGCACGACCAGGATCTGATGACACGGCGGTGCCAATCCGAGCCCGACGCGGTGTTCGAGGATCTGAAAGCGCTGATCCGGGGTTATTCGGGCGATCCCGACTTCAAATTCGAGCCGCATTTCACGCCGAAATACCGCCCGTGGCAGCAGCGGCTCGCCTTCTGTCCCGAAGGCGACATCTTCAAGGCGGCGACCCAGGGAAAGCTGACGGTCGTCACCGATACGATCGACCATTTTACTGCGACGGGTGTCCGCACGGTCGGCGGCGAGGAGATCGAGGCCGACATCATCGTGGCCGCGACCGGATTCAATCTGTCGGTGATGGGCGGGATCCCGTTCGATATCGACGGCGCACCCGTCGATTGGGCGAAGACGATCACCTATCGCGGGATGATGATGACCGGCGTGCCCAACCTTGCCTGGGTCATGGGCTATTTTCGCGCCAGCTGGACCCTCAGGGTCGACATGATGGGAGACTTTGTCTGCAACCTCCTCAACCATATGGACGACATCGGTGCGAGGAGGGTCGAGGTCGCGCTCAGGCCCGAGGATGAGGGCATGCAGATCCTGCCGTGGATCGAGGAGGATAATTTCAATCCGGGCTATCTGATGCGTGGGCTGGGCGCGATGCCGCGCCGCGGTGACAAACCCGAATGGCGCCACAATCAGGATTATTGGGCGGAGAAGGACGCTTTCCCGCGCATCGACCTGCGCGGAGCGGAGTTCGTCTATGACGGTGAGCGACCGGGGGTGTCCAAGCGGGCCACTACGGACGTTGCGGCCTGA
- a CDS encoding response regulator transcription factor yields the protein MSDRKLVHIVDDEEAIRRSASFMLKTSGYAVETWANGALFLKEIRHVPEGCVLLDVRMPEMDGLEVQQAMLERGVTMPVIVLTGHADVSIAVRAMKAGAVDFLEKPFEKAVLIASIEAAFARMAAADGAVARAAEAEVVLGILTPREREVLEGLAQGLPNKTIAYDLGISPRTVEVHRANLMAKLDVRSLSDALRLAFAAGLGA from the coding sequence ATGTCGGATAGGAAGCTCGTGCATATCGTCGACGATGAGGAGGCGATCCGGCGGTCGGCGAGTTTCATGCTCAAGACCTCGGGCTATGCGGTCGAGACCTGGGCCAATGGCGCGCTGTTCCTGAAGGAAATCCGGCACGTGCCCGAAGGCTGTGTCCTGCTCGACGTGCGCATGCCCGAAATGGACGGGCTCGAGGTCCAGCAGGCGATGCTGGAGCGCGGGGTTACCATGCCGGTGATCGTCCTTACCGGGCACGCCGACGTCTCGATCGCGGTCCGGGCGATGAAGGCCGGCGCGGTCGATTTCCTCGAAAAGCCGTTCGAAAAGGCGGTGCTCATTGCCTCGATCGAGGCCGCTTTCGCCCGCATGGCGGCGGCCGATGGAGCGGTGGCGCGCGCCGCCGAGGCCGAGGTCGTTCTTGGCATCCTGACCCCGCGCGAGCGCGAGGTTCTCGAAGGGCTCGCGCAGGGACTGCCGAACAAGACCATCGCCTATGACCTCGGCATCTCGCCGCGTACCGTCGAAGTCCACCGTGCGAACCTCATGGCGAAGCTCGATGTCCGCAGCCTGTCCGACGCGCTGCGGCTCGCCTTCGCCGCAGGACTCGGTGCCTGA
- a CDS encoding MBL fold metallo-hydrolase yields the protein MANTETPLTIQFHGAAGTVTGSCMELTLGQYRILIDCGLFQGSRSLETLNHGAFAFEVGKIDAALLTHAHIDHCGLLPKLAKEGYHGSVWCTAPTADLLEYMLADAGRIQESDTARRNRRYDRAGEAMFEPLYTEADGLRAWRLAEPVGLGTWFEPAPGFRARLWNAGHILGSASVELEAGGVHLLFSGDIGPDNKAFHDDPAAPEGIDFLICEATYGDRTRPKLSIEQRRALLETEVKAALARGGNLVIPTFALERTQELLLDLARLADANRIPNVPIFVDSPLASQATKVFAAHAAELEDVEGADIFRHPSIRYVEDVAESIRLNSVSGAIILAASGMCEGGRIRHHLEHNLHRRQSTILFVGFQARGSLGRVILDGAGRVRISGKDINVRAAVRRIDSYSAHADRDELAAWIRERHPIRGGLFLGHGESESIEALRTLVQSETPRLAVVAPAIGETFALAPGAPPKRIRTGRVDIARLAGEDWQNDYADFAANLKHNLAHIRSEEGRRKALDEMRRVLANYEAARSQQKRRRRAA from the coding sequence ATGGCCAATACCGAAACGCCGCTGACGATCCAATTCCATGGTGCCGCCGGAACCGTCACCGGCTCGTGCATGGAACTCACGCTCGGGCAGTACAGAATCCTGATCGATTGCGGATTGTTCCAGGGATCGCGAAGCCTCGAAACACTGAACCATGGCGCGTTCGCGTTCGAGGTCGGCAAGATCGACGCCGCGCTCCTGACCCATGCCCATATCGATCATTGCGGGCTGTTACCGAAGCTCGCGAAGGAAGGCTATCACGGCTCCGTCTGGTGCACCGCGCCCACCGCAGACCTTCTCGAATATATGCTCGCCGACGCGGGGAGAATTCAGGAGAGCGACACCGCGCGCCGAAACCGCCGCTATGACCGCGCCGGCGAAGCGATGTTCGAGCCGCTCTATACCGAGGCCGATGGCCTTCGCGCCTGGCGACTCGCCGAGCCGGTCGGACTTGGGACATGGTTCGAACCCGCGCCGGGTTTCCGGGCGCGGCTGTGGAACGCCGGCCATATCCTGGGTTCGGCCTCGGTCGAACTGGAAGCCGGCGGGGTGCATCTGCTCTTTTCCGGCGACATCGGCCCCGACAACAAGGCGTTTCACGACGATCCCGCAGCGCCGGAGGGCATCGATTTCCTCATATGCGAAGCGACCTATGGCGACCGCACGCGGCCCAAACTCTCGATCGAACAGCGCCGCGCGCTACTCGAAACCGAAGTCAAAGCGGCTCTCGCGAGGGGCGGGAATCTCGTGATCCCGACCTTTGCGCTCGAACGCACGCAGGAACTGCTGCTCGATCTCGCGCGCCTTGCCGACGCGAACCGCATCCCCAATGTGCCTATCTTCGTGGACTCGCCGCTCGCGAGCCAGGCGACGAAGGTGTTCGCGGCCCATGCTGCCGAGCTCGAAGATGTCGAAGGCGCCGACATCTTCCGGCATCCCTCGATCCGCTATGTCGAGGATGTCGCCGAATCGATCCGCCTCAACAGCGTGTCGGGCGCCATCATTCTCGCTGCCTCGGGCATGTGCGAGGGCGGGCGCATCCGCCACCATCTCGAGCATAATCTTCATCGGCGCCAGTCGACGATCCTGTTCGTCGGGTTCCAGGCGCGCGGATCGCTCGGGCGAGTCATCCTCGACGGAGCCGGGCGCGTGCGGATTTCTGGCAAGGACATCAATGTCCGCGCCGCCGTCCGGCGCATCGACAGCTATTCGGCGCATGCCGACCGCGACGAGCTCGCGGCATGGATACGCGAACGTCACCCGATCCGTGGCGGACTTTTTCTGGGTCATGGCGAGAGCGAATCGATCGAAGCGCTGCGCACGCTCGTCCAATCCGAAACGCCCCGCCTCGCCGTCGTCGCTCCGGCGATCGGGGAGACTTTCGCGCTCGCCCCCGGCGCACCGCCCAAGCGAATCCGGACCGGACGCGTCGATATCGCCCGGCTCGCGGGTGAAGACTGGCAGAATGACTACGCCGATTTCGCCGCCAATCTGAAGCACAACCTCGCGCACATCCGCAGCGAGGAAGGGCGGCGCAAGGCGCTCGACGAGATGCGGCGGGTGCTCGCCAACTATGAGGCGGCGCGCTCCCAGCAGAAGCGGCGGCGCCGCGCGGCATAG
- a CDS encoding ATP-grasp fold amidoligase family protein produces MQLRKLTDRSQIQTQMMDKIAAKRLAGARLGEEWIVPTLWQGTDLPWLIPFPAPAIIKSRHGCNQYRVITAVPDCARWQQLRRTARRWQRRPHGRWLDEWAYRDVPRGILTEPLLGGALPLPIDYKIYVFGGTATHVQVHLGRGRRHRWILHDRSWRQLVRAADEPPPPPSLPAMLEAAETLAGDMNFLRIDFYDIGGRPYFGEYCLYPGSGLDPFAADWIDLELGALWLAAMAENPVSSAPIGYA; encoded by the coding sequence GTGCAGCTTAGAAAGCTGACCGATCGGTCGCAGATCCAGACCCAGATGATGGACAAGATCGCGGCGAAGCGCTTGGCGGGGGCGCGGCTGGGCGAGGAGTGGATCGTGCCGACGCTCTGGCAAGGCACGGACCTGCCCTGGCTGATCCCGTTCCCGGCCCCCGCGATCATCAAGTCGCGCCACGGCTGCAATCAATATAGGGTCATCACGGCCGTGCCCGACTGCGCGCGATGGCAGCAACTGCGCAGAACAGCCCGCCGCTGGCAGCGCAGACCCCACGGGCGCTGGCTCGACGAATGGGCCTATCGCGACGTTCCGCGCGGCATCCTCACCGAGCCGCTTCTTGGCGGCGCGCTCCCACTCCCGATCGACTATAAGATCTATGTGTTCGGCGGCACCGCAACGCATGTCCAGGTCCATCTCGGGCGGGGCCGCCGGCATCGATGGATCCTTCACGACCGTAGCTGGCGACAGCTCGTCAGGGCCGCGGACGAACCACCCCCGCCACCGTCACTGCCTGCGATGCTGGAGGCGGCCGAAACGCTGGCCGGCGACATGAATTTTCTTCGCATCGACTTCTACGACATCGGGGGTCGACCCTATTTCGGGGAATATTGTCTCTATCCGGGTTCCGGTCTCGACCCCTTTGCCGCGGACTGGATAGACCTTGAACTGGGCGCGCTCTGGCTCGCGGCCATGGCTGAAAATCCGGTGTCATCCGCACCGATTGGTTATGCCTAG
- a CDS encoding zinc-dependent alcohol dehydrogenase family protein — protein MKALVYNGPGLKAVEERPVPQVQDAGDAIVRITRTTICGTDLHILKGDVPSCEPGRILGHEGVGIVDSIGTGVTVFAPGDHVLISCITACGRCDYCRRGMPSHCTTGGWILGNIIDGTQAEYVRIPHADTSLHAIPEEAGEDALVMLSDILPTGFECGVLNGKVAPGSTVAIVGAGPIGLAALLTAQLFSPARIIMIDLDEARLAIARRFGATDTINSGTRDAAAALMEMTDARGADTVIEAVGVAATFELCQLLVAAGGTIANVGVHGAKADLHLEHLWSRNITITTRLVDTVSTPQLLRMVEAKQLDPGELVTHHFAMADMMDAYEVFSRAAETKALKVIIEADDPRTARPAA, from the coding sequence ATGAAAGCCCTCGTCTATAACGGCCCCGGCCTGAAAGCCGTCGAGGAGCGGCCGGTGCCTCAGGTGCAGGACGCGGGCGACGCGATTGTGCGCATCACCAGGACGACCATTTGCGGCACCGATCTGCACATATTGAAAGGCGATGTCCCGAGCTGCGAACCGGGGCGCATCCTCGGGCACGAGGGCGTCGGTATCGTCGACAGCATCGGGACGGGCGTGACCGTTTTCGCGCCCGGCGACCATGTTCTGATCAGCTGCATAACCGCGTGCGGCCGCTGCGACTATTGCCGTCGGGGCATGCCATCGCATTGCACGACGGGCGGCTGGATCCTCGGCAACATCATCGACGGCACGCAGGCAGAATATGTTCGTATCCCACATGCCGACACGAGCCTCCATGCCATCCCCGAGGAGGCCGGCGAGGATGCGCTGGTCATGCTCAGCGACATCCTGCCGACGGGCTTCGAATGCGGCGTGCTCAACGGCAAGGTCGCGCCGGGATCGACCGTCGCGATCGTCGGCGCGGGTCCGATCGGCCTTGCCGCGCTGCTCACGGCGCAGCTCTTCTCGCCCGCCCGGATCATCATGATCGATCTGGACGAGGCGCGCCTCGCCATCGCGCGCCGGTTCGGCGCCACCGACACGATCAACAGCGGCACACGCGACGCCGCGGCGGCGCTGATGGAGATGACGGATGCGCGCGGCGCCGACACGGTGATCGAGGCTGTCGGCGTTGCCGCCACCTTCGAACTTTGTCAGCTGCTTGTCGCAGCCGGGGGAACGATTGCGAATGTCGGCGTGCATGGCGCCAAGGCCGACCTGCACCTCGAACACCTCTGGTCCCGCAATATCACGATCACGACGCGATTGGTCGATACCGTCTCGACGCCGCAGCTCTTGCGGATGGTCGAGGCGAAACAATTGGATCCCGGAGAGCTTGTCACCCATCATTTTGCGATGGCCGACATGATGGACGCATATGAGGTCTTCTCGCGGGCGGCCGAGACCAAGGCACTGAAGGTCATCATCGAAGCCGACGATCCGCGCACGGCGAGGCCTGCAGCGTGA